The genomic stretch TGTTGTACAGATGATCGCCAGAGAGGATCAAATATTCACTTACGTTCCATGATTCTAAAAGCCACGCATAGCGACGTACTGCATCGGCTGTACCTTGGAACCAATCTGGACTATCAGGGGTTTGTTGAGCCGCAAGAATTTCTACAAATCCGTCAGAATAGGACGCTGGACGATAGGCCTGATTGACATGGCGATTGAGAGAGGCGGAGTTAAACTGTGTCAGGATATAAATTTTTTCAATACCTGAGTTGATACAGTTGCTCACAGGAATGTCGATCAGTCGATATTTTCCTGCTACGGGGACTGCGGGTTTAGCCCGTGTTTTTGTGAGGGGATATAGTCGGCTTCCCTGTCCACCGCCCAGAATAATAGCCAGTACGTTTTTCATAAATTCTTCGGATTATCTTGGCTTTTTTATATGCTTACTTTTCTGAATGCAAACATTGTCTATCTTTGCGGGGATCGTTGCAAGTGATGTAAGAACACAATGCCCATAAATCAAAAAAGTTGAGACTCCTGAAAGTAATAGGCTAGAGAAGCGCAGCAAAATTAAAGAACCAATTTTTGGTGGCGTGGTTTTGCCACGTCACCAAAAATCTAAACCTCAAAACCTTTTATGGACGCAAGGCAATTCTTCGCATCTATAACAAAGGTTTATATAGCATGTAGATTTTGGGGTTTGTGGAAGTGCATCCCGAAGGGGTGCACTTCCACAAACCATTTAGGATTGTTATAGGAACAATATGAACAATAAATACGTCGAGCGGGGTAAAGTTACAATCATGCGATTAGGAAAATTCTGAAGATGCTTGTAAAGAAAATGTCGGCTAATTCATGGATGATTAGCATTGGCTTAGGGGCGATCGCTTTAACAAACATCGCTACACCGCAGGCTAGAGCTGAACAGCCCATTTTAGAAAACCTTGTCCAGCAAGCAGCATCCAAGGATCAAACCACATCGCAACAGGCGATCGCCAAATTACGGGAATTTAAAAATGCAGGGGTGGATGTATTTTGGACTGCCTACCAAAAAGATTTGCCCAATAATTCACAATTACGAGCTACTTTAGATGCCATTTGTCAGCAAAAGGACTGTGATGCCTCCCGCTTATATTGGTACAAGGATTTGGAAGCTGCAAAGACTGCTTCTAAAGAAACTGGCAAACCAATTTTGTCTCTGCGTTTACTTGGTAATCTCGCCGATGAATTGAGTTGTGCTAATAGTCGATTTTTCCGCACTGCTCTATATCCTAATGCGGAGGTATCGCAACTACTGCGCGATCGCTTTATTCTGCATTGGCAGTCAGAGCGCCCTGTCCCCAAAGTCACGATTGATTTTGGGGATGGTCGCAAGCTAGAGCAAACGATTACGGGTAATAGTATTCATTACATTCTTGATAGTGAAGGTCGTCCCATTGATGCGATTCCGGGGTTATATAGCCCACAGGCTTTTATAGACAATCTCAAGGATGCTGAAGGTGTCGCGCGATCGCTGCAAACTAATAATGTGAACCGGCGTGAAGTGGTAGTTAAATACCATCGCGATCGCTATGCCAAGTTAGAGAAAAAATGGCGAGCCGATTTAACACGCTTACGCTTGCCGCTACAGCCATTACTACCTCTAGCAGTGACAGATCCTAAAGCTAGTGCTGCTCTTGCTAGTCGGTTAACAGTGGGCAAAATGATGGTGGAATTGCCAACATTAAGCCGTACCGTTGGTGAACCCTTAACTGAACTCAATCCCACCTCTCCCTTTGACAAACTCAGTGATGCTAATTGGGCAAGATTAGCAAGTCTTTATCAAAATCGGGTCTATCTCGATCAAGGTAGTCTAAAAGTGATGGAACGTAAGCTCTCACCTACTGCCTCCATGCGTACCGTGGTGAATAGTTTTGAAAAGGCGATCGCGCAGGATACAGTTCGTAATGAATATGTATTTCATGCCCAAATCCATAACTGGTTTGCTAATGGTGAATTTATCACTGGTGATACCAACCTGTTAACAACACTCAATCGGCGCGTCTACGATCAACTGTTTTTGACACCTGCTAGTGATCCTTGGTTAGGATTAGTTAATGAGAATATCTATACAGGAATCAGTAAAGCCCAATAAAAATAAGCCCTGCTAGCAGGGCTTATTTTTAGGCATATATATTTTGGAGGGATTATTTATGAGTCGCAATATTCGCGATCGCATTCTGCAATTTAACGCTAGTAAATCGAGAGATCCCATTCCCAATCTGCTCGAAGCCAAATATGCCGCAATGCGGGAAGATAAAGAAAATCCCTTCGTTTTCTTTCGAGCAACTTGTCATCTTTTTTATGAAGATTTACCCATTGTTTCTTGTTTTAAAAATGCTCCATTAGCATGGATATGCGGCGATCTACATATTGAGAATTTCGGGAATTATAAAGCGGATAATCGTCACGTTTATTTTGATATCAATGACTTTGATGAAGCAGTACTAGCCCCATGTACTTGGGATATTACAAGACTATTGACAAGTATTCTTGTTGCCTGTCAAACGTTTTCCGTCAAGCAATCATTGGCGGAAGAGCTTTGTCAGAAATTTCTCCATGTCTATGCCCAAACGATTATTGAGGGGAAAGCCTATTGGATGGGAGCCGATACTGCTCCTAAGGTGATCGCTGATTTGTTATCTCGCAAAACAGAAGTCAAACGCAAAGAAATCCTTGAAGAACGCACGGATCTAAGTAAAGACAAAAAAAATCGAGCAATTAAGCTTGATGGATGTAAGGCACAAGAGATTTCTGAAAAGAAAAAACAGAAAGTAAAAGATGCGATGAAAGTGTTTGCGGCTAAGCAGTCTAATCCTGATTTCTTTAAGGTGTTAGATGTGGCACAACGGATTGCGGGCAAAGGAAGTTTAGGGCTTGAGCGTTATGTTGTGTTGGTGGAAGGTAAAGGTTCCCCCGATGAGAACTATCTCATCGATCTAAAAAAATCAATGCCTTCGTCCTTAGAACCCTATGTTATTTGGGAGCAACCAAAATGGAATAATGCATCCGATCGCATTGTGTCAATTCAAATGCGATCGCAAGCGATACCAAGCGCATGGCTAGAGACTGTAACCATTGGTAAAGACTCTTTTGTATTGCGAGAGTTGCAATCTACTCAAAGTCCAACGGATCACTTAAAAATCAAAAAATGGGATGATCAACTAGAACAGTCTGAAGAATTGATGCAGGCTTTGGGACAGGTAGTTGCTTGGTCACATTTGCGGAGTAGTGGTAGACAGGGTTCTGCTATATCTGATGAATTAATTGATTTTGCAAACCAATCTCAATGGAAAAATGAAGTCATGGAATATGCTAAGTCATATAGCCAGCAAGTTCATCAAGATTGGCAAGAGTTTTGTCATGACAAATAGAACATTGCCTCTAGCTCATTCTTGAGATCGGCGCGTGTTAGCATAAATTAATGCGTGTAAATGGGTGTTTTTGTTAATGCTAACCCAGCACCGCCTTAGACCGAATCATTCAGACAATCAGCACAGAAGCTCAGAAAAATGACCAATTTGTTTTCCCTCCTCGCCGCATCCGATCCTACTATCGCAGGCTTTATCGGTAAAGAAATCGAGAGACAGCGCAACAATATCGAACTCATTGCCAGCGAAAATTTTACCTCCCTTGCGGTGATGGCAGCGCAGGGATCAGTTTTGACCAATAAGTATGCCGAAGGTTTGCCCTCTAAACGCTATTACGGGGGGTGTGAATTTGTAGACGAGATCGAGTCGATCGCGATCGAGCGCATCAAAGAATTATTCGGTGCTGCCCATGCAAACGTCCAGCCCCACTCTGGCGCACAGGCAAACTTTGCCGTATTTCTCACCCTGCTTAAACCAGGGGATACTTTCTTGGGTATGGACTTGTCCCACGGTGGACATTTGACCCACGGCTCACCCGTGAATGTGTCAGGGCTGTGGTTTAACAAAGTCCATTACGGCTTAAATAAAGAAACTGAGCAGCTAGATTTTGATTTGATTCGTGATTTGGCGTTGCAGCACAAGCCCAAATTAATCATCTGTGGTTATTCCGCATATCCTCGGATTATTGATTTTGCGAAATTTAGAGCGATCGCTGATGAAGTCGGTGCATATCTGATGGCAGATATTGCCCATATTGCAGGGCTAGTTGCTTCTGGTCATCACCCTAATCCCATCCCCTACTGTGATGTCGTCACCACTACTACCCACAAAACCCTACGCGGGCCCCGTGGTGGTTTGATCATGACTCGCGATGCAGCCCTCGGCAAAAAGTTTGATAAGTCGGTTTTCCCTGGATCGCAAGGTGGTCCCCTCGAACATGTGATTGCCGCTAAAGCTGTTGCCTTTGGTGAAGCCTTGCGTCCTGAGTTCAAGACCTATTGCGGACAAGTAATTGCTAACTCCCAAGCCCTTGCTGCCCAATTACAAGAACGTGGTTTGAAATTAGTTTCTAATGGCACTGACAACCACTTGCTGCTAGTTGACCTACGTTCCATTGGTATGACTGGTAAGGTTGCTGACCTATTAGTAAGCGGTATCAATATCACGGCTAACAAAAATACAGTTCCCTTCGATCCTGAATCGCCTTTTGTCACCAGTGGTTTGCGTCTCGGCTCTCCTGCAATGACCTCTCGTGGTCTCAAGGAAGCTGACTTCCGCGAAATTGCGAATATCATTGCCGATCGCTTACTCAATCCTGAAAGTGATGCCGTCCAAGCGGATTGTATTGCAAGAGTTCAAGCTCTATGCGATCGCTTCCCTCTCTATCCTGAATTGGATTACCCCACGATTGCTGATAAAGAACCTGCCTTAGCAGTTTAAAGTCAAATAAAAAAAGCTAGGGGGCTTTGCCTCCTAGCTTTTTTATTTGTATCTAAAGGTGTAGGTTGCAACTCCAACTCGAAACATTCAATCCTGTATGATCTGATCGTTATTTTAAAAAACTTTACAAATCTTTCATACTCAGGAGTATCTAGTCATGGCTAAAGTCAAAATCGCTACCACTAAAGATGTCAGTGCTGACAAGGTCTTGAAAACCAGTGCTAATGGTCAATCAGTGATCGTGGCAAAAGTTGGAGACAAACATTGCGCGATCGCTAACAAATGTCCTCACCTTGGACTGCCTTTAGCTAAGGGTAAATTTGAAAATGGTGTCATTACTTGTCCTTTTCATGGTTCTAAGTTTGAGATCTGCACTGGTAAAAACGTCGAGTGGGTAGATTCTGTCGTAGGTATTCCCTTGCCCGATTTTGCCAAGAAGATTGTTTCGATGGGCAAATCTTCTACCGATGTTGCTAGCTTCACTGTTACCCAAGAAGGTGAAGATCTATTTATTGATGCTTAATCACAAGCTGTTTCCCCTTCTTTGGCAGGAAAACATCTTGCTGGAAAAATGCTACCTTGAATTAGCACTACAAGTATTTTGAATATGGGCGACGCTAAGCGTCGCCCATCATTGTCTCAAAGGCTTGCTAGGAAAGCTTTTGCCAAAATAAAGTAGTATGGATATATTATGGCGCGATCGCAATTTCAAAATCTTCAAAAGTATCTCCGTCCTTACTGGAGTGACTTAGCTATTGGCACAGTTGCCCTACTACTGGCAAATATTCTGGGTACATATATTCCTTCACTGATCAGGGGTGCAGTTGACGATCTTGGTAAGATTAAAACTGGGGATTTTCATCACCTGATGAATTACGTGTGGCTGATTGCGGGTTTGTCATCATTGATGTGGGGCATCCGCATGACATCCCGCGTCTGGATCTTTGGAATTGGGCGCAAAATCGAGTTTAGTCTCAAGCAGCAAATTTTCGAGCATTTACTCAAGCTCCCCCCAAGCTACTTTGCCAACAATTCCGCAGGGGAAACGATCAGTATTGTCACCAGCGATGTCGAGAATATTCGCCGCTTGATGGGGTTCGCACTACTCAGTATCATCAACTCAGTATTTGTCTATAGCCTGACATTGCCAGCAATGGTGGCAATTGACCCTTTATTAACTTTGCTATCAATTTCGGTGTATCCGATCATGTTAGCGATCGTGCAGCGCTTTAGTGGTCAGTTGCGCGATGAGCAGTTAGAAGTGCAGGAAGAGCTATCGCAGGTTAGTTCCTTGCTCCAAGAAGATCTCAATGGCATGGCACTGATTAAAACCTATGCACAGGAGCAGAATGAACGGGATGCGTTTGGTAAGCTAAATGATCGCTTGCTCGATGCCAATTTACGCATGGCGCGTAGTCGTAATATTTTATTTCCATTACTCGGTGGTATTGCCAGTATTAGCTTTTTAGTATTGATTTGGTTTGGTGGCGAAAAGCTCGCTAACCCCGCCAATACTACTTTTAAGATTGGTGATCTACTAACACTAATCATTTATGTAGAACGCTTGATCTTCCCAACAGCGATTTTGGGATTTGTGATGGTGACTTATCAACGGGGTATCGTCAGCATTGAGCGAATTCAGGGTATTCTCGATATCCCCCCTGCGATCATCGATCCACCCAATGCGATCGCCCTCAACAAAGAGCAAGTTACAGGCAAAATTGAGGCAAGAGATCTCTGTTTTACCTATCCTAATGCGAGTCAACCTGCCCTTGATCATGTCAGTTTTATGATTCATCAAGGAGAAACGGTCGCAATTTTAGGAACGGTAGGTTCTGGAAAATCCACGTTAGCTAGTGCCTTGATGCGCTTAGTGGAAGTTCCATCGGATCAAATTTTTATCGATGGGGTGGATATTACCAAAATGCGGATCGAAGACTTGCGATCAATCATTTCCTTTGTACCACAGGATAGTTTTCTATTCAGTGCCACCATGCGTGACAACATCCGCTATGGTAAACCCCAAGCCTACGATCATGAAGTAGAAAACTTCGCGAATCAAGCTCGTATTGAGCAGGAAATTTTAAAATTTCCTAAGCAATACGATACACTGGTGGGTGAACGTGGAATTACCTTATCTGGTGGGCAAAGACAGCGCACTGCCTTAGCTAGAGCCTTGCTAGTGGATACGCCGATTTTGGTACTAGATGATGCACTGTCTAGTGTTGACAATCAAACAGCAACGGGAATTTTAAGTAATTTGCCGCGCAACAAAACAGTTCTCTTTATTACGCATAATCTATCGGCTGCCTCAACTTGCGATCGCATTATTTTGATGGATGCAGGCAAAATTGTCCAAGTAGGCAATCACGCCGAATTACTCGCCGATTCGTCGCTCTATCAAAAACTCTGGAATCAACATAAACTTGAAGTTTCCCTTCGCTAATAGAGACTTAGGCTAAAGGATATGCATAAAATAAGGAGCCAGATTTTTGGTGATACGGCAAAGCTGCACCGCCAAAAATCTGGTTCCTTATTTATTAAATCGCAGAAACCTAAATGTTAACTTGGCAAGCGATAGTATCCCTAGCGACCTTCATAAGTGTCATCTTTTTACTGATTACTGAATGGATACATTTTGTAGTAGCCGCTTTTCTTGGCGCATTGCTTCTGATTATTACTAACGTAATAACTATGCCTGAGGCGATCGGCTATATCGGCAAAAGTCACGGTACGTTGGGGCTGTTCTTTGGTGTGATGGTGATGGTACGCGCCTTTGAACCTACAAAGGTCTTTGAGTACCTTGCCACCCAGATGGTGATTCTTGCCAAAGGAAGAGGCGATCGCTTGCTATTAGGAATAGTCGCAATCACCACACCGATCTGTGCCGTTTTACCTAATGCCACTACGGTGATGCTACTTGCACCATTAATTCCACCAATGGCACAGGAAATCGGCGTAGATTTTGTACCACTGTTGATTTTGATGGTATTTGTGGCGAATAGCTCAGGCTTGCTTACCATCGTTGGCGATCCCGCTACTTACATTGTTGGTGATGCCATCAATATGAGTTTTGTAGACTATCTCATGAAACTTAGTCTTGGGGGCGCGATCGCTGTTGGTGTGATTGTGGCAATTTTGCCTTTCCTATTTCGCAAAATCTGGAATAAGAAGTTAGAAAATCTTGAACGTCTTCCTCATCCCAAGATTAATCATCCCCGCACTCTGATTATTGGCGCAATTATTACTGCCTTTGTGCTGACATTTTTTGTGATTGGCGAAACCTTACCAGTTCCCGTATCACCCGCAACTGTTGCTTTGCTCGGAGCTGCTCTCGCTCTCATGCTAGCTCACCATAGCAAAATGGATACCGTACCGCATATTTTGCGAGATGTTGATTGGAGTACCCTGATTTTCTTCATGTGTATTTTTGTGCTGATTGGCAGCTTAGAGAAAACAGGTGTAATTGCCAGTATGTCTGGAGTTTTAGCAATCGTATTAGGAAAAAATATTGCCCTTGGTTCTATCTCTTTAATCTTTTTTGTAGGATTAATTTCCAGTGTAGTTCCGAATATTCCTCTTGTGGTGGCGATGGTTCCATTGCTTAAGCAATATGTCGTTAATGTCGGTTTAGCCAGCCCTGAAGTACTTGCGACCGATTTTGCAGGACAATTTCCCAGCGTAGTATTACCACTTTTCTATGCCATGATGTATGGCGCAACCTTGGGAGGCAATGGAACTTTAGTCGGGGCTTCCTCTAATATTGTCGCGGCTGGAGTTGCCGAGCAGCATGGCAAACGCATTTCCTTTAAGGTGTTTTTGCGCTATGGCATTCCCGTCATGATTTTGCAATTGATTGCCGCAACGATCTATGTCACGCTCAGATTTTTGATAGTTTAGAAATGCTTCCCCTCTCTCTGAGAAAGCATTTCTAAACTTAAGGTTGAGGCAGTTCCCAAATATCAATGCTCTTATCTTGACTACTACTAATCAATTTATGATTATCGGGAGTAATTATCAGAGAAGTTACCAAGTCCGTATGACCAATTAAATTCCAAATCGATGCTCTAGTTTGCAGATTCCATAGACGAATGGAGTTTCTACTATCTTTATCCCCACTTACTAAATATTTCCCATCACTAGTAATTGCGATCGCCCCAATCATTTCATCATGCCCCGTTAAAATAAATAGCTGCTTGCCTGAAGCAAAATCCCACACCCGAATTGATTTGTCATTACTACCACTGATGATCTTCTTGCCATCAGGCGTAATCAACACACAGGTAACATCCGATAGATGTCCTGAAAGAATTTTTAAGGTTTCTCCCGTTTTGACATCCCAAATCCTTAAGTGTTTATCCCGACTAGCACTGACGACGTATTTGCCATCGGGCGAAATGGCAACCCCCAAAACTTTATCAGTATGACCTTTGAGAGATCGCAACAGTTTGCCAGTAGAGATTTGCCAGAGATTGACCGTATTGTCATAACTACCACTGACCAACAGATCACTAGCGGTTGCGATCGCTAAACTATTCACCAGATTGGTATGACCAATTAAGGATTTGACGACTTTACCTGACGCAAGATCGATGATTTTGATGTTTTTATCTTGACCTGCGGTGGCAATCTGAAGATCAGAGATAAATACTACCGCACGTACCCAACCACCTTGATCTTTAATCTCGCGAATGGAATTGCTGTTGTCACCTTCCATCTCCCAAAACTTGACTGTACCATCGTCACTAGCACTAGCAATGGTTTTGCCATCAGGACTTAGGGCTAAATTCTGAATATTGTCCGTATGTCCCGATAAAGCCCTTTTGGGGGTTAAACGTTTTTGTTGAAAAATCGGCAGTTGAAAACTAATTTCTTCACCAATAGCTGAGACTTTAATAACAGTACCAATGCCCAATCCCAAGGCTGCCGCAATTATTACGGATATGGTTAGCAAAACTGGTGAAGTTGCTTTACGGGTGGACTCCTTGATCGCTTTCTTGATTGATTTTCGTTTAGCGTTAGTCTTACCACTAGGAGCTAATTTTTCAAGTTGTTCCATCTCTTTGAGAATCTTTAAGATGGCTTCACAGTTGATTGGGCGATCGCTAGGCTTATGAGCAATCAAAGCATCAATGAGATCGGCTAGTTCTTCAGAAATTTCAGGAGCGTGCGATCGCCATTCCAAGACATCGCGATCGGGATTATAGGTGTCAAGGGGATATTTACCTGTCACGAGATGGATCATCGTGCAGCCGAGGGAGTAGAAATCAGACTGCGGCACGGCAAAGCCTTTTTCCTGCTCAGGGGATGTATATCCCACTGAGCAAATACTGGTAACTCCTTGGATACCGCCAATTTTAGCAAGATAGGTGTGGGTTGCCTCACGAGCAGTCCCAAAGTCAATCAACACTAGTTGCCCCGATGGAGACAGCATCACATTCGCTGGTTTAATATCACGATGGAAATAGCCTTTGCTATGGACTAACGCCAGAATTTCTACCAATTGCCGTAGCCAGACGATCGCTCTTTTTTGAGCGATCGGTTGCCTGCCACGCTGATTGATCCATTGTTCAAGATTCACCCCCTCAATTTTTTGCATAACGATCCCATGCAGCATCTTGCCATTTTCCAAGGTGTGATGCACATAGGTTTCGATTTTTGGTATTCCCGCATGTTCGATTTGCCCCAAGACAAAAGCCTCCTGCTGAAACAGCGAGACTGCTTTGCTATCCTCATTCAAATCCTGTTTCAAGATTTTGAGGATCTTGGTTTGTCCTGCGGGATTCTCAGCTTCATATACGACTCCAAAGCCCCCAGAGTCGCTCAATAATTTAGTTACCGTATAGCAACCATCGATTAACAACTCCGAGCCACATCCTTGACAAGTTGGATAATTGTCATTGTCGGGATGGTCAGGAATTGGACATTTCGGATTAATACATAGACGCATGGTGTTTTAAAGCGTACCAGTCTAGACTTACTATAATCTCTAGCGCA from Pseudanabaena sp. Chao 1811 encodes the following:
- a CDS encoding DUF2252 domain-containing protein, whose translation is MSRNIRDRILQFNASKSRDPIPNLLEAKYAAMREDKENPFVFFRATCHLFYEDLPIVSCFKNAPLAWICGDLHIENFGNYKADNRHVYFDINDFDEAVLAPCTWDITRLLTSILVACQTFSVKQSLAEELCQKFLHVYAQTIIEGKAYWMGADTAPKVIADLLSRKTEVKRKEILEERTDLSKDKKNRAIKLDGCKAQEISEKKKQKVKDAMKVFAAKQSNPDFFKVLDVAQRIAGKGSLGLERYVVLVEGKGSPDENYLIDLKKSMPSSLEPYVIWEQPKWNNASDRIVSIQMRSQAIPSAWLETVTIGKDSFVLRELQSTQSPTDHLKIKKWDDQLEQSEELMQALGQVVAWSHLRSSGRQGSAISDELIDFANQSQWKNEVMEYAKSYSQQVHQDWQEFCHDK
- the glyA gene encoding serine hydroxymethyltransferase, with the protein product MTNLFSLLAASDPTIAGFIGKEIERQRNNIELIASENFTSLAVMAAQGSVLTNKYAEGLPSKRYYGGCEFVDEIESIAIERIKELFGAAHANVQPHSGAQANFAVFLTLLKPGDTFLGMDLSHGGHLTHGSPVNVSGLWFNKVHYGLNKETEQLDFDLIRDLALQHKPKLIICGYSAYPRIIDFAKFRAIADEVGAYLMADIAHIAGLVASGHHPNPIPYCDVVTTTTHKTLRGPRGGLIMTRDAALGKKFDKSVFPGSQGGPLEHVIAAKAVAFGEALRPEFKTYCGQVIANSQALAAQLQERGLKLVSNGTDNHLLLVDLRSIGMTGKVADLLVSGINITANKNTVPFDPESPFVTSGLRLGSPAMTSRGLKEADFREIANIIADRLLNPESDAVQADCIARVQALCDRFPLYPELDYPTIADKEPALAV
- a CDS encoding Rieske (2Fe-2S) protein — protein: MAKVKIATTKDVSADKVLKTSANGQSVIVAKVGDKHCAIANKCPHLGLPLAKGKFENGVITCPFHGSKFEICTGKNVEWVDSVVGIPLPDFAKKIVSMGKSSTDVASFTVTQEGEDLFIDA
- a CDS encoding ABC transporter ATP-binding protein, coding for MARSQFQNLQKYLRPYWSDLAIGTVALLLANILGTYIPSLIRGAVDDLGKIKTGDFHHLMNYVWLIAGLSSLMWGIRMTSRVWIFGIGRKIEFSLKQQIFEHLLKLPPSYFANNSAGETISIVTSDVENIRRLMGFALLSIINSVFVYSLTLPAMVAIDPLLTLLSISVYPIMLAIVQRFSGQLRDEQLEVQEELSQVSSLLQEDLNGMALIKTYAQEQNERDAFGKLNDRLLDANLRMARSRNILFPLLGGIASISFLVLIWFGGEKLANPANTTFKIGDLLTLIIYVERLIFPTAILGFVMVTYQRGIVSIERIQGILDIPPAIIDPPNAIALNKEQVTGKIEARDLCFTYPNASQPALDHVSFMIHQGETVAILGTVGSGKSTLASALMRLVEVPSDQIFIDGVDITKMRIEDLRSIISFVPQDSFLFSATMRDNIRYGKPQAYDHEVENFANQARIEQEILKFPKQYDTLVGERGITLSGGQRQRTALARALLVDTPILVLDDALSSVDNQTATGILSNLPRNKTVLFITHNLSAASTCDRIILMDAGKIVQVGNHAELLADSSLYQKLWNQHKLEVSLR
- a CDS encoding SLC13 family permease, producing MLTWQAIVSLATFISVIFLLITEWIHFVVAAFLGALLLIITNVITMPEAIGYIGKSHGTLGLFFGVMVMVRAFEPTKVFEYLATQMVILAKGRGDRLLLGIVAITTPICAVLPNATTVMLLAPLIPPMAQEIGVDFVPLLILMVFVANSSGLLTIVGDPATYIVGDAINMSFVDYLMKLSLGGAIAVGVIVAILPFLFRKIWNKKLENLERLPHPKINHPRTLIIGAIITAFVLTFFVIGETLPVPVSPATVALLGAALALMLAHHSKMDTVPHILRDVDWSTLIFFMCIFVLIGSLEKTGVIASMSGVLAIVLGKNIALGSISLIFFVGLISSVVPNIPLVVAMVPLLKQYVVNVGLASPEVLATDFAGQFPSVVLPLFYAMMYGATLGGNGTLVGASSNIVAAGVAEQHGKRISFKVFLRYGIPVMILQLIAATIYVTLRFLIV
- a CDS encoding serine/threonine-protein kinase codes for the protein MRLCINPKCPIPDHPDNDNYPTCQGCGSELLIDGCYTVTKLLSDSGGFGVVYEAENPAGQTKILKILKQDLNEDSKAVSLFQQEAFVLGQIEHAGIPKIETYVHHTLENGKMLHGIVMQKIEGVNLEQWINQRGRQPIAQKRAIVWLRQLVEILALVHSKGYFHRDIKPANVMLSPSGQLVLIDFGTAREATHTYLAKIGGIQGVTSICSVGYTSPEQEKGFAVPQSDFYSLGCTMIHLVTGKYPLDTYNPDRDVLEWRSHAPEISEELADLIDALIAHKPSDRPINCEAILKILKEMEQLEKLAPSGKTNAKRKSIKKAIKESTRKATSPVLLTISVIIAAALGLGIGTVIKVSAIGEEISFQLPIFQQKRLTPKRALSGHTDNIQNLALSPDGKTIASASDDGTVKFWEMEGDNSNSIREIKDQGGWVRAVVFISDLQIATAGQDKNIKIIDLASGKVVKSLIGHTNLVNSLAIATASDLLVSGSYDNTVNLWQISTGKLLRSLKGHTDKVLGVAISPDGKYVVSASRDKHLRIWDVKTGETLKILSGHLSDVTCVLITPDGKKIISGSNDKSIRVWDFASGKQLFILTGHDEMIGAIAITSDGKYLVSGDKDSRNSIRLWNLQTRASIWNLIGHTDLVTSLIITPDNHKLISSSQDKSIDIWELPQP